taaatcaagttaatattattttttataattacataatctagaacaagtgaaaaacgttaaaccaaatttaaccaaatttataaaagttaattataagGTTAAAACTTGACTAGACCTGATAGCTATCGTACCCGGTCTTAACCCGTGTCCGATGGTGAACCTGACCTGAATTTTAACCGACGCGATAATTATccgatccgaacttgacccgaCTCGTTAAGACCCGAACCTGTAATTGTACCCGACTAGAAAAAGACCCGACCCGAATCCGAACCGAACCCGACCTATACCGAAATGGAAAAATAACTCGACATGACCCGACAAACTTTCAACCTGACCGAACCCGACCTGCACCCGGTGATAAAATGACCCGGCACGACCCGACCAGATCTTGACCCGTGACCCGAGATGACCAGACCCGGACCCGACTCGAGTAACCGTTTTGACAGCAGGAACTATCACCATAAGATGGTACTTTGACTAGATCCAAAGTACCATCTTATGGTTGTACTGCAGGAACTTTCAGAAGTACTACATCTTTTGTTAAGTACTGCTAATTTAAGAAGGttgtttttttgtgttttaagtTCCAGCATACACAAACTAGTCATTCTTGTGGTACTTCTGTTACGCCTCGTGTATATATAGAGCTTGGTTATTGCGGTAGGAAATGCAACAATAACTTCGGGTTACTCCACAGTTTCCAAAAATTCGGTTCATATTAGGTCATACAGAGTGGGATCCGATCCTATGTTTTAGTTACCGGTCTTAAAAATAATATTGTTGGTAAGATTATTACTCTGTATTTTTCTATGTGTTGTTCTTTTGATTATTTTGGGAGGGATAGAAGCTGGGGAAGAGGCAGAGCATGAGATGGATCAATCAACAATGTAGATTATTGATGTTGTTGCTCCTCCCATGCACTGTCTCTTCCCTGGCATCTCCTTCATAGTTTCTCTTCTCTTGAATTTTCCTTTCCAaatatagtaaaaaaaaaaaagactacCTCCGTTCTCGAATGTTAGTCATATTTGTAATCTTAACATTGTTCACAATTGAAAACtatcttctaatttctttcccAATGTATGTttgaaaacatattcatgtTGGATCTTGCTTTTTTTTGTCCCAATGTGTTGTTTCACAATATTAAATTTTTACGACTTTTCAGCATAgggtatttggagatatttacgttcAAATATTGAGCTAAAACAGGTGGTAAAGTAAATCTAACTGTGGAAGGAGTAGTAACATTGGCGGTTCCGACAATGCATACCCTGGACCTGACGATTGGAAATTCAACTACTTTTGCCGCCTTTTCAGCAGCTTTCAGCGTTAAGTGTAGAATAAGTTCAACTTGTTTAGGTTTTTAGATgataaaggaagaagaaaggggAAAAAAGAGGAGGAAGATGTTTTAGGGTTCTACTTCAAATAAAAGtggtttgtgtttcttttttctttttttcttttttattttttaccaaTAGTTGACCGAAGTTAAAATATAACGAAAAAGTTCATCGTAATAACATTATAAGTGTATTGTTGGCAAGTCAAGTTTTATTTAGTGTATCGTTGGTAGAAGTCAATAGTACAAGTGTACTAATGGGAAATTTCTAATATTTTATTTGacatattttaattttcttttttcctcCCGAAGTCCTCCAATTTTGGGAGGAAAAGAAAAACTCGGGAGGAAAAGAAACTGAACCTTTTATAAAGGGAGCTTTATTTACAATTTCTTTCCTTTCCTTCCACTTCTCATATAATTTTTGGAACCAAGCACACGAAACATTattatttctttccttttttttttcttccttctaattcctcccaaccaaatgctccctctgtattttattAGGGGTCAAATTTACCATTTTCGGAAGTATTTTATTTGGAGTCACACTTCCATTTTTAGTTATTTTTCTAACCTACACcgtctaattaaataatatatctaattttacCTTATGACCCACCACcgcattaaacaattaattttatAAACCCCTCACCCTCCTTCCTCCAAAATCTAATGGTTCCCACTCATTTTATTTGATTGAAATATTTAACACAACCCcatttgatttattattttattcattttttcttaatGGAAGTGGGGAtaactcagttggttagagcttccctCCCGATTCTAgaatcgattctcatccccgccatTATTGCTCatttacaccaaaaaaaaaataccgttttttcttaatactcgtATCCTGCCATGTATAACTTCTATTTAAATACTGACGGAGTAAACCCTTAATGATACTCATCCAAGTAAATATGATTTGGTGAAACAAAAAAACCCCTTTCTCTACTTCTGTCGGATACCCATAATAAGGATAAATGATAAGAAACCAGGATAAGATGTGATTTCCATTTTACAGAAAACTCAAGCAAACAAGCACACAAGCACACAAACTAGTTTAACTCCAAAAAAAACCAATCAAAATTGTCATCATCAAAGGTATGAATTCTTGATTCTATCAACCCAAATTCTCAATTGATAATTCTCAATTCAAacaattaaaaactttggtttATTAAATTTGTGGGATGCTCAATTTCAGGTATTGGTTTATGCAAGTGTTAGATCAGCAAAAATGGTAGTTCTGGCAAGCAGCTGTATAACCATGAGTAGTACGACCACCCTTCTTCTTCATTCTCAGCAGCCGTACAAACCCTTGCTTCTTTTGCCAAGCAGCTGTAGAaccaccgccaccgccaccgccaccgccgccgctttccgttctctttctctctcctccttatcAATTGGTGGTTCTTCCTCCTCTCTCAGAACTCCTGTTTCCGCCGTCGCCATGGACACCAGTCAGCCTAGCCCTTCTTCTGATCAGGTTTGCTTCTGCTACTTTGCAATTCGGGTTTTAGAGGTATATTTCATTGAAGTTTTTGACTTTGGTGTCCATAGTTTTGACATAATTCCACTTTGGTACAGTATTTTCGTTAAGGCTCAGTTTGTTGGGTGTAAAATATTTCCAGTGTAAAATGAatttcatggaaaacaatttacaatggaaaacacaattccaaaactagtttcccGTTAATTGAcgtaatttggattatacacccgaATGAACATTCTttgaaaatctaatgaacatggagaatgatttcaatgtacagGTACAAGTGAAATATTTGAACGAtatgttctttggatttgaactatatgatCATTTGTTATATGTTCTTTGAatatgaacaatatgttctttgtatttgaacgatatgttcatttaaaaatagggtgcacagtgagcattgtACAGCCGGTGTAAAAACCATATTTTGGTTATTTGGTTCCATGCCGTGTGAGGAATGTACAAGAGAGATTaggaaaaggaaggaaaacagTTTTCCCTTCCTTTCCAACAATGAGAGTGTAATTTTACTCTTAGGGAAAATGGTTTTACACTACTTTGCAAATCAAACAATGTAAAATTGAAAATAGAGGGAAATAGTTTTTCACGAAAAAAATTACGCCCTACCCAACGGAGCCTAATACCTCAATGAATTTTGATTAGAGTTGTACAAATAACAAATTTTCAACTTTGGAGTCCGGAGGTTTGACATAATTCCACTTTGTTACCGTGTTTTCACTGATTTCTTACTAAATTGTAAAATTGATTTTTGataaacttagttttaattatgaatGAACAAAATTTGATTTATTGACCCTTAACCATCACAAATTAGTTCGTTTATGGAAAACAAGTTGAAGCCAAGTTggttattttttttggaaatcgTCTTTTCAAAAACTCTCACGTACTCTTCACGTGGGTACCGAGTAGAAGGAGGTTTTGGTTAGTGTATGAGCGGACATCGCCTAGAGAATTTGTAATAAGTTTTCTTCGTAAATAGGAAAGTGAGGAGTTATTTAGCCGACAAAACATGGGAAGATAATTCCGCTTGGTATAAATTTCGTATTTTCTACTGTTAACCAAACAATCTTCTACCGTCAACTTAACAATTTTGTGTACATTTGAATAGAACTACGAATATAGTCGCTTAAGCGATTATATCACTGTTGCCTTTGGTCAAAAGCTTAGTTGAATAATTTCATCCATCAAAAAGATGCTTTAATAGCCAAATTGTATGAGATAAATGGAGAGGAACTAGCACACCAGGTATTCTAGTAAATCAGCATTTCTTATTGTCGATGTCCCCAAGTCAATCAGCATTTCTTGTTGTCGATGTCTCCGAGTCAATCAGCATTTCTTATTGTCGATGTCCCCGAGTCAATCAGCATTTCTTGTTGTCGATGTCACCAAAACGGCTACACAACTAATACAAAGACTCGTGGAATCAACGTTCTTTGAATGTTACAATTGATATCGTTGTCCGTATTCAGAAAATATTGAAGGCTTCTGATATTAGTCGGATCAACTTTAGGTCTATTTATTCACTTACCACTCAAAAAAGCAGATATAACTTATCTAAGGATGTGAATTTGCTGCTCGTCATTCTTCCTTTAGAATTAGCCCTTGACTTAATCAAATGAAATTTTTGAGCCcttatgtttgaaattgtacaTTGTGTTTGAATAGTCTGAAAGAGGTACATGGATAGCTGAATCGAAAGTCTGAATAGATAGATGAGCacattagtttttttttccctttctgATAAAGACCAAAGGATGAGTCAGTGGGGCAACAGAATGTGTAGTTTGCACACTCTAGCCATTTTGTGATGTCACATTTGGAAACTAAATATGTGACAATTGAAACTAACGTTGTAATTGTAATGCACAAAATTTGCATATCTTTAACTGTAACGaacatatttttattattgtatTTGAGTTATGTTTCTCAAAGCACTAAAGCAAGTTGAAAAGATAATCTGATCACTCAAAGTATCCTTATTGCTTAAGAACTATAATAAATTGTTGCCTTGATTTTCGTTCATGGTTCAAAATCAGTGCAATATATGATCATACCAACCAGGAGAAAACCCTCCCTCCGTCGCTGCTACAATCAAAACAACTAAATTGCCTCAGAGATACACAGAAGACGACGAGTCAGGTTGACCCCGATGATGATACAACTCCTTGGAGTGTGCATAGCTACAATGTAACGACACTCTTTAGTCATAGATTAGTGAATACATGAGCAATTTGTCGCTAGACTCACTTGTCACGCCTCGTGTATTAGTTACTACTCTTTAAGTGAAGAAGGAAGGTTGAGTTGGAAGAGAACACGAGTGTTTTAGGTTGTGATTTTTTGTATTAAACTCTCAACTTGAATGTACAAATGAGACTTTATGCCTATTTATAGGTCACCATCCCGTAAGTCTAGAATATTCACACCCTATAATATTCTATACAATTCCTACAAGGAAATGTATACAAGTTTCTAGACCGTTCCCACCTTCAAGGGAACTTCCTATACAAGGAGGTACCTAGATCCTTCTAGAACCTTCAAGCTTCATCCATGCTAGAATGCCCAAGAACACCCTAGAAGGCTAGAACATTCTTGAAGCTTCCAGGCCAAACTGCTATTGCATATCGGGCTTTTGTGAGCCTGATCTGGGAAATCCAGCACAACCATCATCTTCAGTGGGTCAAAACTGATGGGACCCCCAAGTAAACCGAGCATTTGGCCCATTATTATGTTAAAGAAATGTGGGTGTTTACTTGAAATTTATGCCTTATTCAAAATAAAGCTCTTTAGGGGGAGAGCTGCTCCTGCACTGCCCATGGGCGCCCCTTAGGCCACCTCATTACCCAGTGATGCCAAGTCACGCATACGCCAATGCAATGGTGACTGGTGAGAGAGACGACCCGTGACAATCTGCTCATATGTTTTGTTCCCACATTGCACGTTCAGCACTTTACGTATATAGTAATATATCAACAAAAACATCTTTTGCTGAAATGACACCCAAAAAAGATGTTCACGAGTCTCCACTTCCATATTGCAGAATAGGCACATTTGACTGCACAGATCTGGCCAGTATGATTTGGGCCATTTGGCAAGTCTGTATTTTCTGTAATCTACGATGAACTGCAAATGTGCAGTTCGAGCAATGCTGTTGCTTAGCATTGCTTGGAAGTTGTCCAAGTTGGAACTGAGAATTTATAAGCTCTGTTGCTTGAGTAGTTGCCAACTCAGCCAACAGTTTGACATTGGTGTAACTGGAATCCAGGGTGAAGCTCCTCTATGATTTTACCTAAACTCTTCCATACCTAGCTTGCTTTTTTGGGTAGAGAACTAGTTATTTGCCTATGCAATGCCCCAAATCATTACATGTAATAGGgagtaataatttttttgcagAATGCAAATGTTGAATATAGTTTCTTGGGGGCATAATAGGTTGATGAGTAATAAAAGTATAATTGATTGATTATGTTATAAGTATGATGGATAAATAATGCTAAACATGTATGCGTTGCTCAAATTTCCTTTACATGATATTGTTGGTTGGTGTGATTAAATAAACACTAAAATTACAAACATAAGTTAGTAATTTCTTTGCTTTTTAAGTGAGAGGTTGTGAGTTTGAGTCTTGATTGACCATTGTTTTTGCGAGGAGGATTGGATGAACATTTGAAATGACACATGTGATGTGACACCATGTAAACGCAAGGGGAAGGCGGTATCACGTGGTGGGATAGCTTATCTTCACCTTGGGCTTTAGGAATAGTATAGATAGATGTTCATTTGTTCCAATGTTTCTGTTCCCTTTATTCTTTGCTTCCTACCCTTTTTACCATTGCAGTTATATACTGTATATCTTGTAGTTTTTTGGTGCACAAATATGGAGATTTGGGTTTTTTTTACAACATGACACGTTTTAATGTTTTATTTTCTAGCACTGCTTAATGATCCTAACCTGCTTTAGCTTGCCTGATCCAATCGCGATTTTCTCTTCATATGCAGGATCAAACAACTAAAAAGTACTATTTTGTGGTCGCAAATGCAAAGTTCATGCTTGACGAAGAAGAGCATTTCAAAGAGCTTATGGAAGAAAGGCTTCGCATGTTTGGAGAGCGTAAAATGGAACAAGACTTTTGGCTTGTTATTGAACCAAAGTTCCTGGATAAATTCCCTAATGTCACCAAGAGATTAAAGAGACCTGCTGTGGCTTTGGTCTCAACAAATGGCCCATGGATCACGTAAGAGGCACTTCACTTATGTTTTTCATTTCCTTCAGAATAgtcaaaattataattttggTACTTGTTCTTACTCTTAAggcccgtttggtagccggtaataaatggtgggaatgggaataaatttaagtgttatttgacaaaaaaattaaCACTCCCCATATGGTAATGGATGataatggaaatttataaagaaaaagagataattTTGAGTAAACTAGCATTACCATGGGAATGAGTATTGATAttccttacaaatttacatCAAATTTATTCCCTTTGACACCATTTATGGCCGGCTACGAAATGGGCCATTAGTTGATATGTTTGTCATGTTTGCGTGATTGGTATGCGTGATTTAATCGGCTATTTGATACATAGGTAGTGCCATACTGGCATGTACTCGTACTTGACATCAGTAGCATTAGCCTTTTGAATGGAGAATAAGCATGTTTTCATGACGAGTTCCCCTCTTCTTGTTATGTGACTTTATGTGTGATTTTAGTTGGATTATGACATTATGTTATACTTTTATGCGATGTTGTTAGATTTTAATGTGAGGAATTCCAATTATCTCAAGGaatatttcatattttaatttATCTACAAGTATTTCTTGTAAGCACATAAATTAGGATATTAGAAAGAAGGGGATTGCTCGAATGTGAAATTACATATTAGACGCACGAATTTTTGGGAAGAAACCATTTTAAATAATTGTGGATTTGCCTTTCCTCCTAGAATGCGTAGAATCCATGACTTTCTTCCAGTTAGCTTTTCGTTCTTGCTTGTGTTAAGTATAATGCCGTGTTACAGATTTGCGAGTTCGCATGCTTTATACTCAGTATGTTGGAGACTGGAATGAGTTGCTTCTGAACATGCTGTTATCCTGCTAGGGCAAAAATTAAGAGTTATCGTCTGCTTTCGCATTGCCTCCTCTCCTCTGTGGCTCTATTGTGCAGactcaaaaatcaaaacttccTGTCGTGCTGAAATCCAATCCTTACCTCTCCGTTTAAAGTCTTTGACATTAATGCTTGAAACTAGGGGTGGCAATTCGGGTCAATGGGTTAGGTTCGGGTTTGGTTTCGGGTTGTGTAAAAAACTATCAGAAATATTGTAAAACTTAATATTACTACAAAATATGATAAATGGGTCAAATCGGGTCGATTTCAGGTGATTCGAGTTCGGTTCAGGTCAGGTTTCTCTCAGTAACTTCAGGTTGGGTTCTCGGGTCGGGTCAAGGATTGAAACACTACCAATTCCTAACTATAGTACTCTGATACTCATTTTTGTTGATATGTTTTTTGTTACTTTGTATTattcagaattcgacctcattCCACAATATGTCTTGGCAGGTACATGAAACTGAGATTAGACCGTGTTTTAGCCGAAAGCTATGAAGCCGACAGCTTAGAAGAAGCATTGGCCTCAAATCCCACTAAAATAGAGTTTGAGAAGCCGGAAAAGTGGGTCGCCCCATATCAAAAATACGATTATGGCTGGTGGGAGGCCTTCTTGCCTCCTGCATCCCAAGCTTGAAGTACAATGCCAACAAAATTCTGAGAGTTCTACTTGAAAGAACGATAATATTTAGCACGTATTCACATATATGGTTGAGGTTCTTCGGGTACCAAACCCTTCATGGGTCGAACAAAAGACTTGTTACCGTCTGATCTGGAAAAAACGGGATGGGTTATGAACCGGGTGCAATACAGTAGCAGCAGCGTAAAGCTCGTCGTTTGAGTActgtgtgttgtgttgtgttgtgttgttaATTGGTAGATTGTAGGTGTTGTTGTTATGTTTAGGTGTTGTACTGATTGTTTGAGGTTTTGCCCTCCATTTCTTGTATGCAGAAGATGAGgattttttcaaaatattaggTAAATAGTGGAGTAAGTTATTAAGGAGTACTTATTTAGTATATGAGAATGCGCTCTATTCatctattttaaacttattttcctgaacttatttaTCAAATATTAGGTAAATTAGTGGAGGACAAGTTATTGAGGGATCTAggttattacggagtacttatAGTATATCATGGTGCTTTTGATTCACCTGAttcacttatttttcatgaacttatcttatctgaacttattatgTACTTGTGGAGTAGAACTTATCAAAGCTTATTTTAGATATAAGTTGTACTTGGATAACCCTAATTTCTTCCAACCTTATTTTATCTGAGAATAAGGTGAGGTGAATAGAACAGAGCCTGAAgtgtcaaataaaataaataaatatcaaATATCATCGGGAGTTAACGACCTTTTAAAGTCATAAATCATAATCCTCTTAAAATAAGATATTATTATAACATAATCCAATAATCCTTGGTCTTAACCCCTGGGCTAATACATCATTGGCAACAGAGCCTGAAGtgtgaaacaaataaaataaaatacactcCGTAAATCCGTAATACATTATCTAATTTCACCAGTGGTTTACAATCACGTTACTGCTCGAGATTCGAGAAGACAAGAAAACGTATTGTTGTTATTTCAATCAGATTGCTTGAAGCCGTGAAATATACTAAAATAGATCGATCTTCTAGAGTCATAATCCTCCTAAAATAACAATATTACAAGGATACCTAAAATAACTCAAATTCTAAATTCACTCTTTACCATCCAATAAATTCCCAAAAAAACAACTCAAAAAATTGTGTGATGACCAAGTAAAAAGAAAAGGATTCGAATCACAcacgttctaaaaacagttTGGTTGAAATTCAAccacaaaaataacaaaatttgtatAAACGCAAATCTCCCGTAACCGTAGAGTAGTAGTAGTACCAGGAAGAAAATCAGAATTCCAAAACAATGACAAcattaacaacaacaacaacaacaacaacaatgggaaGTCGAATTAGGAAAACTAAAAAAACGAActcaataataattttaattaaaataaaaaataaattcaagggcaaaaaaaaaaaaaaaaaaggaaagtgcaTAAAACAGGGTTGATAAATTGATAACCCACAAACCCAAGATCAACCGTTCAATTCTCACGTCAATACGACCGACTACCTCCGTATACACTATAAACCCCTTCTTCTGCCTCCTCTCCATTATTCTAGACTTCGCGATTTGCATCAAGGAGAGAGAATCTCAAGTTGTGGTTTCGATTTCGCgagttcttcttcttctctacGTTTTCTTCGAGGTATGTTTTCGGATCTGTGTCGCTTTTTTTTTCGACTTTTTGGTTTggtttttgtgattttttgatccaaatttgttgatttttcacGATTTCGTTGGAATTTGAGGCGTTTTGGAGGTTGTTGCGATTCTGTTTGTTTATAATCATCCGATTTTTAAGTTATTTTGGTTTTAATTCATCTGTTTTTTTGTGATTTGAGAGGtgaatttgtgattttttttttaaatccgaATTTGTCGATTTTTCACGATTTCGTTGAAATTTGAGGCGTTTTGGAGGTTGTTgcgattttgtttgtttttaatcatccGATTTGTAAGTTTTTTTGTGGTTTTATTTCATCTGATTTTAGTGATTTGAGAGGTGAATTTGTGATTTTTTATCCcgaatttgttgatttttcacGGTTTCGTTGGAATTTGAGGCGTTTTGGAGGTTGTTGcgattttgtttgtttataatcatCCGATTTGTaagttttttttggttttaaatCATCTGATTTTTGTGATTTGAGAGGTCAGTTTGTGATTATTTTTTTATCcgaatttgttgatttttcacGATTTCGTTGAAATTTGAGGCGTTTTGGGAGGTTgtgat
This genomic stretch from Spinacia oleracea cultivar Varoflay chromosome 3, BTI_SOV_V1, whole genome shotgun sequence harbors:
- the LOC110791864 gene encoding uncharacterized protein, with the protein product MVVLASSCITMSSTTTLLLHSQQPYKPLLLLPSSCRTTATATATAAAFRSLSLSSLSIGGSSSSLRTPVSAVAMDTSQPSPSSDQDQTTKKYYFVVANAKFMLDEEEHFKELMEERLRMFGERKMEQDFWLVIEPKFLDKFPNVTKRLKRPAVALVSTNGPWITYMKLRLDRVLAESYEADSLEEALASNPTKIEFEKPEKWVAPYQKYDYGWWEAFLPPASQA